In Elusimicrobiota bacterium, one DNA window encodes the following:
- a CDS encoding 2,3-diphosphoglycerate-dependent phosphoglycerate mutase, with product MGQLVLVRHGQSQWNLENRFTGWVDVPLTDQGQSEARRAGEHLKGYKFNRAFTSVLQRAQKTLALILEVTGQKSVPIEKNQALNERHYGALQGLNKEETAKKFGADQVKVWRRSYDVPPPKDKTDMNPEGIAESLKDTAARTLPYFYSAILPHVKKGESVIVAAHGNSLRSIVMDLDKLTKEQVLELNLDTGVPLVYEIDDKGRVTGKKILK from the coding sequence ATGGGTCAATTGGTGCTGGTGCGTCACGGGCAGTCGCAGTGGAATTTGGAAAACCGGTTTACCGGCTGGGTGGACGTTCCCTTGACGGACCAGGGGCAAAGCGAAGCGCGCCGGGCCGGCGAACATCTGAAGGGCTACAAATTCAACCGGGCCTTCACCTCGGTCCTTCAGCGGGCCCAGAAAACCCTCGCGCTCATTTTGGAGGTGACCGGCCAAAAATCCGTTCCCATCGAGAAGAATCAGGCCCTGAACGAACGGCACTACGGGGCCCTTCAGGGATTGAACAAGGAGGAGACGGCGAAGAAATTCGGGGCCGATCAGGTCAAAGTGTGGCGGCGCAGCTACGACGTGCCTCCCCCCAAGGACAAAACCGACATGAACCCCGAGGGCATCGCGGAAAGCCTGAAAGACACCGCCGCCCGGACCCTGCCCTACTTCTACAGCGCCATTTTGCCCCACGTGAAAAAAGGCGAAAGCGTCATCGTGGCCGCCCACGGCAACAGCTTGCGGTCCATCGTGATGGATTTGGACAAACTCACCAAGGAGCAAGTTTTGGAACTCAACCTCGACACGGGCGTGCCGCTGGTTTACGAGATCGACGACAAGGGGCGGGTGACGGGGAAGAAAATCCTTAAGTAA
- a CDS encoding YihY/virulence factor BrkB family protein, with product MPKTPPPVHGHPLVKAGRLLSLTFRHWREDHCSLLAAGLAYYTLISLVPLSVIVLAIGGRALGNAASLGRLVPALSGALGPELAGSISRIVTEASFKGLVHATSLSVGLLIWAASIVFAHLQRALNIVWDVKPRAGVAGALLNRLMSFAMVVAVGFLFLGFAGLNAGMGLFRNFLAKIAPLMMERLHLWDTTNLALFFVLQAVLWAVVFKFLPALKLAWRDVRVGAAVTAFLTTVGVYLLKIYFRDIPELSVFGAAASVMAVLIWVYFSTQIFLLGAEFTWAWAHLFGSRAGPPPSVEKAPSI from the coding sequence GTGCCCAAAACGCCTCCGCCCGTCCACGGGCACCCGCTGGTCAAAGCCGGACGATTGCTGTCTTTAACGTTTCGCCATTGGCGGGAAGACCATTGTTCCCTCTTGGCCGCCGGACTGGCCTACTACACGTTGATTTCCCTTGTGCCCCTGTCGGTCATTGTGCTGGCCATCGGCGGACGCGCACTGGGAAACGCGGCGTCCCTGGGGCGCCTGGTCCCGGCCCTGTCCGGCGCCCTGGGCCCCGAACTCGCGGGGTCCATCTCCCGCATCGTCACCGAAGCGTCGTTCAAGGGGTTGGTTCACGCCACGAGCTTGAGCGTCGGACTGTTGATTTGGGCCGCTTCCATCGTGTTCGCACACCTTCAGCGGGCTTTGAACATCGTGTGGGACGTCAAACCCCGCGCCGGGGTGGCGGGGGCCCTCCTCAACCGCCTCATGAGTTTCGCCATGGTGGTGGCCGTCGGATTTTTGTTTTTGGGATTCGCGGGACTGAACGCCGGGATGGGCCTTTTTCGGAATTTCCTGGCCAAAATCGCCCCTCTCATGATGGAGCGCCTGCACCTTTGGGACACGACGAACTTGGCGTTGTTTTTTGTCCTTCAGGCCGTTTTGTGGGCGGTGGTGTTTAAGTTCCTTCCGGCGCTGAAACTGGCCTGGCGGGACGTGCGGGTGGGGGCGGCCGTGACGGCGTTCCTGACGACCGTGGGCGTTTATCTGTTGAAGATCTATTTTCGGGACATTCCGGAATTGTCGGTGTTCGGAGCGGCCGCGTCGGTCATGGCGGTGCTGATCTGGGTCTACTTTTCAACGCAGATCTTTTTGTTGGGCGCCGAGTTCACCTGGGCGTGGGCCCATTTGTTCGGGTCTCGCGCGGGGCCGCCCCCGTCGGTGGAAAAAGCGCCTTCGATTTAG
- a CDS encoding protease complex subunit PrcB family protein encodes MTDEKEPTMNERLSAYVDDALAPGDRAALEKALAESPDLRRELSRLRALRSLLRSMPTPAPTLDFYRKVRRAAEPRRWRFVLPPLAAAAAAALVMVAVHRDVRRTVGVDALRPLEKSRLVRVQLSTENSPEKDRASNALQSAPAGSGGDYEVAAAPANSARPGPISVDSADRKADVADDLSKERLEEGFAREASSHRAALASSPAAETEGLPAAPRSDVQTRGFFKEKDRRVDPEPSPPGAARLKAGAVGSVQDKGFRAVPSGGFALGASGAGAKSVEEKKAQFPAAKREALPTGAFSNDGSALSDRQRTAGLSGGGPIAGFRIPAKTAVPLEWRGDDSGVLQFRTVVVRDAAAWKTLWAEHAALRVPPPPPPAVDFSREMIVGVFLGQKPSGGFEAGLADTREEKGGLTVSYREVTPDPDQSQITVLTAPYHLRVVPRTAGAVRFKKIP; translated from the coding sequence ATGACCGACGAAAAAGAACCGACGATGAACGAACGGCTCTCGGCCTACGTGGACGACGCCCTGGCCCCGGGGGACCGCGCGGCCTTGGAAAAGGCCTTGGCCGAATCTCCGGACCTGCGGCGCGAACTGTCCCGGCTTCGGGCGCTCCGGTCGCTTCTTCGATCGATGCCGACCCCGGCGCCCACGCTCGATTTCTACCGGAAGGTGCGCCGCGCCGCGGAACCCCGGCGTTGGCGTTTCGTCCTTCCGCCCCTCGCGGCGGCGGCCGCCGCCGCGCTGGTCATGGTCGCGGTTCACCGCGACGTCCGGCGAACCGTGGGAGTGGACGCCCTTCGCCCGCTCGAGAAGTCCCGCCTCGTCCGTGTTCAATTATCGACGGAGAACAGCCCGGAGAAAGACCGCGCTTCCAACGCCCTTCAAAGCGCTCCCGCGGGCTCCGGCGGGGACTACGAAGTCGCCGCCGCCCCGGCGAATTCCGCTCGACCCGGACCAATAAGCGTTGACTCCGCCGATCGAAAAGCCGACGTCGCCGACGATTTATCGAAAGAACGTCTCGAAGAGGGATTCGCCCGGGAGGCCTCCTCTCACCGGGCCGCCCTCGCCTCTTCGCCCGCCGCTGAAACCGAAGGGCTTCCCGCCGCCCCTCGAAGCGATGTCCAAACCCGGGGGTTCTTCAAGGAAAAAGACCGGCGGGTCGACCCCGAGCCCTCGCCCCCCGGGGCCGCGCGTCTTAAAGCGGGCGCGGTGGGCTCCGTTCAAGACAAAGGCTTTCGAGCGGTCCCTTCCGGCGGGTTCGCCCTGGGAGCTTCCGGGGCCGGAGCCAAATCCGTGGAAGAAAAAAAGGCCCAATTCCCGGCGGCCAAACGCGAAGCTCTCCCGACTGGGGCGTTTTCCAATGACGGATCCGCCTTGTCCGACCGCCAACGGACCGCCGGGCTTTCCGGCGGGGGGCCCATCGCCGGCTTCCGGATCCCCGCAAAAACAGCGGTCCCCCTGGAGTGGCGGGGGGACGACAGCGGCGTCCTCCAATTCCGCACGGTGGTCGTGCGGGACGCCGCCGCGTGGAAAACTCTTTGGGCGGAACACGCGGCCCTCCGCGTGCCCCCGCCGCCCCCCCCGGCCGTGGACTTCTCCCGGGAAATGATTGTCGGTGTCTTCCTGGGACAAAAACCCTCGGGCGGTTTCGAGGCGGGCCTGGCGGACACGCGGGAGGAAAAAGGCGGTTTGACCGTTTCCTACCGGGAGGTGACGCCCGATCCCGACCAGAGCCAAATCACCGTTCTCACCGCGCCTTACCACCTCCGGGTGGTGCCCCGGACCGCCGGGGCGGTCCGCTTTAAAAAGATTCCCTGA
- a CDS encoding sigma-70 family RNA polymerase sigma factor, producing MTDGNFLSDPGSNPPEGIDAMLQTHGPRIFALAVRLCGNRTDGEDLAQETFVQAFRRRDQFRGEADLGSWIYRICVNLWKNRVRYEKRRFFWQHRPLEIRDADGEVRPMEIADPSDATDAPAELDERQRLVRHALEALEPHERAVIVLRDMEDKSYEEIAAFLELPLGTVKSRIARAREALKEKLEPLLGEQP from the coding sequence ATGACGGACGGGAACTTTTTGTCCGATCCGGGGTCCAATCCCCCGGAGGGAATCGACGCCATGCTCCAAACCCACGGCCCGCGGATCTTCGCCCTGGCGGTTCGGCTTTGCGGCAACCGAACCGACGGAGAGGATTTGGCCCAGGAAACTTTCGTCCAAGCGTTCCGCCGCCGGGATCAATTCCGGGGCGAGGCGGACCTGGGGTCCTGGATCTACCGCATCTGCGTCAACCTGTGGAAAAACCGGGTGCGTTACGAAAAGCGGCGTTTCTTTTGGCAGCACCGGCCCTTGGAAATCCGGGACGCCGACGGCGAAGTGCGCCCGATGGAGATCGCGGACCCGTCGGACGCCACCGACGCGCCGGCCGAGCTGGACGAACGCCAGCGCCTGGTGCGCCACGCGCTGGAGGCCCTGGAACCCCACGAACGGGCGGTCATCGTTTTGCGGGACATGGAAGACAAATCCTACGAGGAGATCGCCGCCTTCCTGGAACTGCCCCTGGGCACCGTCAAATCCCGCATCGCCCGGGCCCGGGAGGCTTTGAAGGAAAAGCTGGAGCCGCTTTTGGGAGAACAGCCATGA
- a CDS encoding M48 family metallopeptidase — protein sequence MSRRSSIVALGIAGFFLTGCPKVPVTGRHSLILLPESEELTLGMDSYRQVLTQANLSKDPAAVALIRRVGERIAKISDRPDFAWEYNLIDEPKTVNAFCLPGGKVAVYTGILPVTRTDAGLAVVLGHEIAHAIAKHGAERLSQGLLLQLGQESLAVALKNRPGETRAAVMQAFGLGATVGAVLPFGRFQESEADRIGLIYMARAGYDPREAVAFWKRMENAGGGAPPEFLSTHPNHETRVRDLEKWMPEALKAYEDSRGR from the coding sequence ATGTCTCGCCGTTCCTCCATCGTTGCCCTCGGGATCGCCGGGTTCTTTTTGACGGGGTGCCCCAAGGTGCCCGTCACCGGCCGCCACTCGTTGATTCTCCTGCCGGAATCGGAGGAGTTGACCCTGGGGATGGACTCCTACCGGCAGGTGTTGACCCAGGCCAACCTCTCCAAAGATCCGGCCGCCGTGGCCCTGATCCGGCGGGTGGGCGAGCGCATCGCGAAAATTTCCGACCGCCCCGATTTCGCCTGGGAGTACAATTTGATCGACGAGCCCAAAACCGTCAACGCCTTTTGTCTGCCCGGGGGCAAAGTGGCCGTTTACACCGGCATCCTCCCGGTCACCCGAACGGACGCCGGGTTGGCCGTGGTGCTGGGCCACGAGATCGCCCACGCCATCGCCAAGCACGGGGCCGAACGCCTGTCCCAGGGCCTGCTGCTGCAGTTGGGCCAGGAATCCCTGGCCGTGGCCCTGAAGAACCGCCCGGGCGAAACCCGGGCCGCGGTGATGCAGGCCTTCGGCCTGGGCGCCACCGTCGGCGCCGTCCTTCCCTTTGGCCGTTTTCAGGAATCCGAAGCCGACCGCATCGGCCTGATTTACATGGCCCGGGCCGGATACGACCCCCGGGAGGCCGTGGCCTTTTGGAAACGCATGGAGAACGCCGGGGGCGGCGCTCCGCCCGAATTCCTATCGACCCACCCCAACCACGAAACCCGCGTACGCGATTTGGAAAAGTGGATGCCCGAGGCCCTCAAGGCCTACGAGGACTCCCGGGGGCGCTGA